In Arthrobacter citreus, a single genomic region encodes these proteins:
- a CDS encoding Rrf2 family transcriptional regulator, which produces MQYSVGVEYALHCLVYLIDTPEDSPIGIKELSFFQGVSDTYLSKIFSKLSKAGIVSSVPGVKGGFKLAKSPEEISFWDVIEAVEGSKPIFQCKNIKDNGYLYREKGCTPSATCTINLVMLSAEKKMHEYLRSKTLSWLNKELATVLPNEIREDTRKYFSKSNK; this is translated from the coding sequence ATGCAGTATAGCGTTGGAGTTGAGTATGCACTTCACTGCCTAGTTTATTTAATTGATACTCCTGAAGATTCTCCAATTGGAATAAAGGAACTTTCCTTCTTTCAAGGTGTTTCAGATACATATCTCTCAAAGATTTTTAGTAAATTATCTAAAGCTGGTATAGTAAGTTCAGTTCCAGGAGTTAAAGGTGGTTTTAAACTAGCTAAATCTCCAGAAGAAATTTCCTTTTGGGATGTAATTGAAGCAGTTGAAGGTTCTAAACCCATATTTCAATGTAAAAACATTAAAGATAATGGTTATCTTTATAGAGAAAAAGGTTGTACTCCAAGTGCTACCTGCACGATCAATTTAGTCATGCTCTCTGCAGAAAAAAAAATGCATGAATATTTACGTAGTAAAACACTTTCGTGGTTAAACAAAGAATTAGCAACTGTTTTACCTAACGAAATACGTGAAGACACTCGAAAATATTTTTCGAAGAGCAATAAATAA
- a CDS encoding carboxymuconolactone decarboxylase family protein — translation MEQQINYYKLAPEAIKIMMEMEKYTKSTGIDHKLRELIKIRASQINGCAFCIDMHTSEAREIGETEQRIYCLTTWKECAFYTEAEKAALELTEHITLIPNKGVPGELYNRVSKHFSEKEYVNLVFIINQINSWNRISISMGNTPAER, via the coding sequence ATGGAACAACAAATTAATTATTATAAGTTAGCACCTGAAGCAATTAAAATAATGATGGAAATGGAAAAGTATACTAAATCAACGGGTATAGACCATAAACTTCGTGAACTTATTAAAATTCGTGCTTCACAAATTAATGGTTGTGCATTTTGCATTGACATGCATACCTCTGAAGCAAGAGAAATAGGAGAAACGGAACAACGTATATATTGTCTTACTACATGGAAAGAGTGTGCTTTTTATACAGAAGCAGAAAAAGCAGCGTTAGAGTTAACAGAGCATATCACATTGATCCCGAATAAAGGTGTGCCAGGAGAACTCTATAATCGTGTTAGTAAACACTTCAGCGAAAAGGAATATGTAAATCTTGTCTTTATAATCAATCAAATTAACAGCTGGAATAGAATCTCTATATCAATGGGGAATACACCAGCTGAAAGATAA
- a CDS encoding ABC transporter substrate-binding protein, whose translation MKIKWFVILFLLVASILGACSKDKPKDGNTKVRVAEVTRSLFYAPEYVAISEGIFKKHGLDVELTTTAGGDKTMTAVLSNGADIGLVGPETTIYVYAQGANDPVKSFAQLTQTDGTFLVARNQTGTFNWDQLKGKTFLGQRKGGMPQMVGEYVLSKHGIDPHKDLNLIQNIDFANIANAYASGTGQYVQLFEPTASIMEKEGRGKIVASFGLESGKVPYTAFIAKDSYLKKNAKTAQQFTDAIYEAEQWVDSHSAEEIAKSVAPFFKDTPLDISIKVIDRYKSQNSYSTNPILEEDEWNNLQNIMKHSGVLPKEVPHSVLVDTKFAEKSTEK comes from the coding sequence ATGAAAATCAAATGGTTCGTTATTTTATTTTTATTAGTTGCTTCTATTTTAGGTGCTTGCTCAAAAGATAAACCAAAAGATGGCAATACAAAAGTAAGAGTTGCAGAGGTGACTCGTTCATTATTCTACGCACCTGAATATGTGGCCATAAGTGAAGGGATTTTTAAAAAGCATGGATTGGATGTTGAATTAACGACTACTGCTGGTGGAGATAAAACAATGACTGCTGTGCTATCAAACGGTGCAGATATTGGATTGGTTGGTCCTGAAACAACAATCTATGTATACGCTCAAGGAGCAAATGATCCAGTTAAAAGCTTTGCCCAACTTACTCAAACGGATGGAACTTTTTTAGTAGCGCGAAATCAAACTGGTACATTCAATTGGGATCAACTAAAAGGCAAAACGTTTTTAGGGCAAAGAAAAGGTGGCATGCCACAAATGGTTGGCGAATATGTCCTAAGTAAACATGGGATTGATCCACATAAAGATTTGAATCTTATCCAAAACATCGACTTCGCTAATATCGCGAATGCATATGCATCAGGGACTGGACAGTATGTACAATTATTTGAGCCTACAGCAAGTATTATGGAAAAAGAAGGAAGAGGTAAAATCGTCGCTTCATTCGGTTTAGAATCAGGAAAAGTACCATATACAGCTTTTATAGCAAAAGATAGTTATTTGAAAAAGAATGCTAAAACAGCTCAACAATTTACTGATGCAATTTATGAAGCCGAGCAATGGGTTGATTCTCATTCCGCTGAAGAAATCGCAAAAAGTGTTGCACCATTCTTTAAAGATACACCTTTAGATATTTCAATAAAAGTTATTGATCGTTATAAGTCTCAAAACTCTTATTCAACAAATCCAATATTAGAAGAAGATGAGTGGAATAATCTTCAAAATATCATGAAACACTCTGGCGTATTGCCAAAAGAGGTTCCACACTCAGTATTAGTTGATACAAAATTCGCTGAAAAATCTACGGAGAAGTAG